The Daucus carota subsp. sativus chromosome 7, DH1 v3.0, whole genome shotgun sequence genome window below encodes:
- the LOC108193487 gene encoding uncharacterized protein LOC108193487 isoform X3 gives MNIPQSKIMGVVVEGDLMKDQFINFYQNLLGKKDQSESIEFLEPFLNKQVPPEMCADMVKEVSDDEIKEVFFSMGDDKASGPDGFSARFYKSAWPVIGPDVCNGVKEFFSSGKLLKEVNATLIALIPKVKCPSQVSEFRPIALCNVLYKGISKILANRIKGCLNVIIDENQNAFLPGRRISDNILLTQELFRNYHRQRGASRCLFKVDIKKAYDSVIFWLMRLFGFPDQMVRWIEECLLLRVTLLLLKVRSMVFLEAKKGSDKATRSRLIFSLLLCRCFPLF, from the exons ATGAATATCCCACAATCCAAGATCATG GGTGTTGTGGTGGAGGGAGATTTAATGAAGGATCAGTTTATTAATTTCTACCAGAATCTCCTAGGTAAGAAGGATCAAAGCGAGAGTATTGAATTCCTGGAGCCTTTTCTTAATAAGCAAGTGCCCCCGGAGATGTGTGCTGATATGGTGAAAGAAGTCTCAGATGATGAAATTAAAGAGGTTTTTTTCTCTATGGGAGATGATAAAGCTTCGGGGCCAGACGGCTTTTCTGCGAGATTCTATAAGAGTGCTTGGCCTGTTATTGGTCCTGATGTATGCAACGGGGTGAAGGAATTTTTTAGTTCTGGGAAGCTTTTGAAGGAAGTTAATGCAACTCTTATTGCGTTAATTCCTAAAGTCAAGTGCCCGAGCCAGGTGAGTGAATTCAGGCCCATTGCGCTCTGCAACGTCTTGTATAAGGGGATTTCGAAAATTCTAGCTAACAGAATCAAAGGATGCCTCAATGTTATTATTGATGAAAATCAGAATGCTTTTCTCCCGGGTCGACGAATCAGTGATAATATTCTTCTCACTCAGGAATTGTTTCGAAATTATCATCGTCAACGAGGGGCTTCTAGATGCTTGTTTAAAGTTGATATCAAAAAGGCTTATGATAGCGTTATTTTTTGGCTTATGAGGCTTTTTGGCTTTCCTGATCAGATGGTTCGTTGGATTGAGGAGTGTTTACTTCTCCGAGTTACTCTGTTATTATTAAAGGTGAGGTCCATGGTTTTTTTAGAGGCGAAAAAGGGCTCAGACAAGGCGACCCGATCTCGCCTTATCTTTTCACTATTGTTATGCAGGTGCTTTCCTTTGTTTTAG
- the LOC108193487 gene encoding F-box protein At3g07870 isoform X1 — protein MNIPQSKIMKVVNNKSSIMDLPAEIVADILSRNPIKITVHCRCVCKTWRAMLLEAYFIDLHLSRSPIGLIIHHSNPPHETDNLKLGVLDDKTDHHDIHYDPLMRFDLGLGFECNVLLLSGTVNGLICLWNYHNFVGYITNPVTREYILLPDHKYDRTPFTIATHGFGYVEASNEYKVVSLYLEINMDMTVVDKSECKIYTLGTGMWRSLGHLPFSVISVRSGIYVCGNLHWLANDQNDACNEIVCTFDLEKELFHLIASAPLFYGMDDNDKDYRILGKLGGCLCIIDNTADSELSIWVMKDYGIKESWTKEIVIKDKPGWLQYEIVQPLISLKSGSILMVCYGHFLFTYCPESGAFQIIECGPKDAYDAMVYVPSFIRLKSFMLEKVLVF, from the exons ATGAATATCCCACAATCCAAGATCATG AAGGTGGTCAACAACAAGTCCTCTATTATGGATTTACCAGCAGAGATTGTGGCTGACATCCTATCAAGAAATCCGATCAAGATTACTGTCCATTGCAGATGTGTATGCAAAACATGGCGCGCTATGCTCTTAGAAGCTTATTTCATTGATCTGCATCTATCAAGATCACCTATTGGGCTCATAATTCACCACTCAAATCCCCCACATGAAACTGATAATCTAAAACTAGGCGTACTAGACGATAAAACAGACCATCATGATATTCATTATGATCCTCTAATGAGATTTGACCTAGGACTAGGTTTCGAGTGTAATGTGTTGTTATTAAGTGGTACAGTTAATGGGTTGATATGTTTATGGAATTATCATAATTTTGTAGGTTATATAACCAATCCAGTTACACGAGAGTACATACTCCTTCCAGATCACAAGTACGACAGAACACCATTTACTATTGCAACTCATGGCTTTGGATATGTTGAAGCCAGCAACGAGTACAAGGTTGTAAGCTTGTACCTGGAAATAAACATGGATATGACAGTTGTTGACAAGTCAGAGTGCAAGATATATAcacttggaacaggcatgtgGAGAAGTTTAGGACATCTTCCCTTCTCGGTGATTAGTGTTCGGAGTGGTATATATGTCTGTGGCAACCTTCACTGGCTAGCTAATGACCAGAATGATGCATGTAACGAAATAGTTTGTACTTTTGATTTGGAGAAAGAGTTATTTCATCTAATTGCTTCTGCTCCTCTTTTTTATGGGATGGATGACAATGATAAAGATTATAGGATCTTGGGAAAACTAGGAGGGTGCTTGTGTATAATTGATAACACAGCAGATTCCGAACTCTCCATTTGGGTGATGAAGGATTATGGAATCAAAGAAAGCTGGACTAAAGAAATCGTCATTAAAGATAAACCTGGTTGGCTGCAATATGAGATTGTCCAACCTCTAATTTCTTTGAAAAGCGGGAGTATCTTAATGGTATGTTACGGTCATTTTTTGTTCACTTATTGTCCTGAATCTGGAGCATTTCAAATTATCGAGTGTGGTCCCAAAGATGCATATGATGCAATGGTTTACGTCCCAAGCTTTATCCGACTCAAGAGTTTTATGTTGGAGAAGGTTTTAGTTTTTTAG
- the LOC108193487 gene encoding F-box protein At3g07870 isoform X2, with product MNIPQSKIMVVNNKSSIMDLPAEIVADILSRNPIKITVHCRCVCKTWRAMLLEAYFIDLHLSRSPIGLIIHHSNPPHETDNLKLGVLDDKTDHHDIHYDPLMRFDLGLGFECNVLLLSGTVNGLICLWNYHNFVGYITNPVTREYILLPDHKYDRTPFTIATHGFGYVEASNEYKVVSLYLEINMDMTVVDKSECKIYTLGTGMWRSLGHLPFSVISVRSGIYVCGNLHWLANDQNDACNEIVCTFDLEKELFHLIASAPLFYGMDDNDKDYRILGKLGGCLCIIDNTADSELSIWVMKDYGIKESWTKEIVIKDKPGWLQYEIVQPLISLKSGSILMVCYGHFLFTYCPESGAFQIIECGPKDAYDAMVYVPSFIRLKSFMLEKVLVF from the exons ATGAATATCCCACAATCCAAGATCATG GTGGTCAACAACAAGTCCTCTATTATGGATTTACCAGCAGAGATTGTGGCTGACATCCTATCAAGAAATCCGATCAAGATTACTGTCCATTGCAGATGTGTATGCAAAACATGGCGCGCTATGCTCTTAGAAGCTTATTTCATTGATCTGCATCTATCAAGATCACCTATTGGGCTCATAATTCACCACTCAAATCCCCCACATGAAACTGATAATCTAAAACTAGGCGTACTAGACGATAAAACAGACCATCATGATATTCATTATGATCCTCTAATGAGATTTGACCTAGGACTAGGTTTCGAGTGTAATGTGTTGTTATTAAGTGGTACAGTTAATGGGTTGATATGTTTATGGAATTATCATAATTTTGTAGGTTATATAACCAATCCAGTTACACGAGAGTACATACTCCTTCCAGATCACAAGTACGACAGAACACCATTTACTATTGCAACTCATGGCTTTGGATATGTTGAAGCCAGCAACGAGTACAAGGTTGTAAGCTTGTACCTGGAAATAAACATGGATATGACAGTTGTTGACAAGTCAGAGTGCAAGATATATAcacttggaacaggcatgtgGAGAAGTTTAGGACATCTTCCCTTCTCGGTGATTAGTGTTCGGAGTGGTATATATGTCTGTGGCAACCTTCACTGGCTAGCTAATGACCAGAATGATGCATGTAACGAAATAGTTTGTACTTTTGATTTGGAGAAAGAGTTATTTCATCTAATTGCTTCTGCTCCTCTTTTTTATGGGATGGATGACAATGATAAAGATTATAGGATCTTGGGAAAACTAGGAGGGTGCTTGTGTATAATTGATAACACAGCAGATTCCGAACTCTCCATTTGGGTGATGAAGGATTATGGAATCAAAGAAAGCTGGACTAAAGAAATCGTCATTAAAGATAAACCTGGTTGGCTGCAATATGAGATTGTCCAACCTCTAATTTCTTTGAAAAGCGGGAGTATCTTAATGGTATGTTACGGTCATTTTTTGTTCACTTATTGTCCTGAATCTGGAGCATTTCAAATTATCGAGTGTGGTCCCAAAGATGCATATGATGCAATGGTTTACGTCCCAAGCTTTATCCGACTCAAGAGTTTTATGTTGGAGAAGGTTTTAGTTTTTTAG